A window from Candidatus Nitrospira neomarina encodes these proteins:
- a CDS encoding glucan biosynthesis protein, with amino-acid sequence MLNRRQFLVVMGALGALSSLPQARSRGETTSGIQFGTAKPFSFDELKRRAKAMATTPYQEPVVRHDEVLESIDYDAFQQIVFKRERGLGEDGSVNFPAQFFHLGRYFKVPVKVHAIEDGRSREILYRSEYFTFGGTSLGKIFPDDLGFSGFRLQDGPGATTDWMAFLGASYFRSSGELNQYGLSARGVAIDPALPTPEEFPRFTEFWLDPGAPDSNEYVIYALLDGPSITGAFRMVCIKNQQIVMDIDANLYARQDIKRLGVAPLTSMFWYAENNRHQIRDWRPEIHDNDGLAMWTGADERIWRPLNNPSSVMTNSFIDTNPKGFGLLQRDRAFYHYEDDGVFYDRRPSVWIEPVGEWNEGAIQLIEIPTDDEIHDNIVIYWLPKEPVKAGSEWHYAYRLHWVETEPYLSEAVARVIHTRLGNAGIPGQPRPKGGRKFVIDFEGGPLNEIEKLDKVQPVLSTSKGRIDNEYALQIVGTKKWRAFFDLYVEGKEPVNLRLFLKLGDRTLTETWLYQYLPFDYD; translated from the coding sequence ATGCTGAATCGCCGACAGTTCCTCGTGGTGATGGGCGCTCTCGGTGCCTTGTCCAGCCTTCCGCAGGCGCGAAGTAGAGGCGAGACAACCTCTGGAATCCAGTTCGGTACGGCCAAACCTTTCTCATTTGATGAGCTGAAGCGGCGCGCCAAAGCGATGGCCACGACGCCCTATCAGGAACCGGTGGTCCGTCATGACGAGGTCTTGGAATCGATCGACTACGACGCCTTTCAGCAGATCGTATTTAAACGCGAGCGGGGGCTGGGCGAAGACGGTAGCGTGAATTTTCCGGCTCAATTCTTCCATCTCGGCCGTTATTTCAAAGTGCCGGTAAAGGTTCATGCGATTGAGGATGGCCGGTCCAGAGAAATTCTCTACCGTTCCGAGTACTTCACCTTCGGCGGAACCAGTCTCGGTAAAATCTTTCCGGATGATCTTGGCTTCTCCGGATTTCGCCTCCAAGATGGACCAGGAGCCACCACCGATTGGATGGCGTTTCTGGGCGCCTCCTATTTCCGTAGCTCCGGGGAACTCAATCAATACGGCCTCTCAGCAAGAGGCGTGGCGATCGACCCGGCCCTTCCCACCCCTGAGGAGTTTCCCCGCTTCACCGAATTTTGGTTGGACCCAGGAGCCCCGGACAGCAACGAATATGTGATCTATGCCCTGCTCGACGGCCCAAGCATCACTGGCGCATTCCGCATGGTCTGCATTAAGAACCAGCAGATTGTCATGGATATCGACGCCAATCTCTATGCGCGCCAGGACATCAAACGTCTGGGGGTCGCGCCGCTGACCAGCATGTTCTGGTATGCCGAGAACAATCGCCATCAGATCAGGGACTGGCGGCCAGAAATTCATGACAACGACGGTCTGGCAATGTGGACGGGCGCAGACGAACGTATTTGGCGCCCACTCAACAACCCGTCATCCGTCATGACCAACAGCTTCATCGACACGAACCCCAAGGGTTTTGGGCTGCTGCAGAGGGATCGCGCCTTCTACCACTATGAGGATGACGGTGTATTCTATGACCGGAGACCGAGCGTCTGGATCGAGCCGGTAGGTGAGTGGAACGAAGGCGCAATCCAATTGATCGAAATTCCGACCGACGACGAAATCCATGACAATATCGTCATCTATTGGCTGCCGAAGGAACCAGTTAAGGCCGGCTCTGAGTGGCACTACGCCTATCGACTCCATTGGGTGGAGACCGAGCCCTATTTGTCCGAAGCCGTCGCCCGGGTCATCCATACCCGGCTCGGCAATGCCGGCATTCCCGGTCAGCCGCGCCCCAAAGGCGGCCGGAAGTTCGTGATCGACTTCGAGGGTGGGCCGCTCAACGAAATTGAAAAGCTGGACAAGGTTCAACCGGTACTCAGCACGTCCAAGGGCCGGATCGACAACGAATACGCGCTGCAGATAGTCGGCACCAAGAAGTGGCGAGCGTTTTTCGATCTCTATGTCGAAGGCAAGGAGCCCGTCAATCTCCGCCTTTTCCTCAAACTTGGGGATCGAACTCTGACCGAAACCTGGCTCTACCAATACCTGCCCTTTGACTATGACTAG
- a CDS encoding InlB B-repeat-containing protein, whose translation MRKAHVKVLPLGAIVFVLVLLGGVFPSMAQAVGLTITFAGSGTGRVEANSPGTDTLNIFSSNTLDYDQNSSVTLTAAPTGIGASQSVFSSWSGCASTSGNQCTVVMNAARSVTVTFNLAAAPPPPVNLTVNFAGTGTGQVAGSGAGTAAFTIFNSQTIPYDLVQPPSSVTLTATPTGLGASLSIFAGWSGAGCTGTGTCTVSMSAARTVTATFTLVQRTLTVTKAGTGSGTVASTPGGISCGNDCTQGYANGTAVTLTAVASAGSTFAGWSGGGCSGTGTCAVSMTAARAVTATFTLVQRTLTITKVGTGSGTVTSAPDGISCGNDCTQGYANGTSVTLTAVASGGSTFAGWSGGGCSGTGTCIVTMTATQGVTATFTAVQQTLTVTKGGTGSGTVTSNPAGISCGNDCTQGYGNGTSVTLTAVAASGSTFGGWSGGGCTGTGTCTVSMTAARAVTATFTPVQQTLTVTKGGTGSGTVTSNPAGISCGNDCTQDYANGTSVTLTALASGGSTFIGWSGSGCEGTGTGTCTVSMTGARAVTATFTQNPGNQPPSVSAGPSITVALPNTASLNGTVTDDGLPATPGTVSSTWSKVSGPGTVTFGNASALSTTASFSQAGAYVLRLSATDGEFLRSSDLTITANNQGARKLSNDLNADGTADLLWRNSLNGLVVGWLMNDAAVTTTGVLGGVSSNWQIMGTGDVNGDGQADVIWRNTTTGVVAVWFMKGLTHTSTGFPGSASLKYVIKGIGDVDGNGTADLIWHNSVSGGLAVWLMNGSTIIKFGFPGSAPVQWEIAGVGDVNADEKADVIWRNTTTGAVAVWFMNGLTHTSTGFPGSAPLSYVIKEIGDVDGNGTADIVWHHNLNGSVAIWIMNGPTVAFVGFPGGVPLDWQITGLGDVNADGQDDVIWQNRTSGAVALWLMNGKDVMDTKFPRGTSTDWEVQ comes from the coding sequence ATGCGGAAAGCTCACGTGAAGGTATTGCCTTTGGGGGCTATCGTTTTTGTCCTGGTATTGTTAGGTGGAGTGTTTCCGTCCATGGCTCAGGCCGTTGGCCTCACCATCACCTTTGCCGGATCAGGCACCGGTAGGGTTGAAGCAAATTCGCCTGGGACAGATACCTTGAACATTTTTTCGAGTAACACGCTAGACTATGATCAAAATTCCTCTGTCACGCTTACCGCCGCTCCGACCGGGATTGGGGCATCACAGTCGGTCTTCAGCAGTTGGTCTGGTTGTGCAAGCACATCCGGAAATCAGTGTACCGTAGTTATGAATGCTGCCAGGTCGGTAACCGTGACCTTTAATCTGGCCGCTGCGCCTCCCCCGCCTGTCAACCTTACTGTCAATTTTGCTGGAACTGGAACGGGACAGGTTGCTGGAAGTGGGGCGGGGACCGCGGCGTTCACTATATTTAATAGCCAAACCATACCCTATGACCTTGTTCAACCACCATCTTCTGTCACTCTCACAGCCACTCCGACTGGTTTAGGGGCATCTCTGTCAATCTTTGCTGGTTGGAGCGGTGCCGGGTGCACAGGCACAGGCACGTGTACGGTAAGCATGTCGGCCGCGCGGACGGTGACCGCTACGTTTACGCTCGTGCAACGGACATTGACGGTCACGAAAGCCGGAACGGGCAGTGGGACGGTGGCCAGTACGCCGGGTGGCATCTCTTGCGGGAACGACTGTACCCAAGGCTATGCCAATGGGACGGCAGTGACGCTGACAGCGGTGGCGAGTGCCGGCTCGACATTTGCGGGTTGGAGCGGGGGCGGCTGTTCGGGCACGGGCACGTGTGCGGTGAGTATGACGGCGGCGCGGGCGGTGACGGCCACGTTTACTTTGGTGCAACGGACGTTGACGATCACGAAAGTCGGGACGGGCAGTGGGACGGTCACCAGTGCGCCCGACGGCATCTCCTGCGGGAACGATTGTACCCAGGGCTATGCCAATGGGACGTCGGTGACGCTGACGGCGGTGGCGAGTGGAGGCTCGACGTTTGCGGGCTGGAGTGGGGGCGGCTGTTCGGGCACGGGTACGTGTATCGTGACCATGACGGCGACGCAGGGGGTGACCGCCACGTTTACGGCCGTACAACAGACCCTGACAGTCACAAAAGGCGGGACGGGCAGTGGGACGGTCACCAGTAATCCCGCGGGCATCTCCTGCGGGAACGACTGTACCCAGGGCTATGGCAATGGGACGTCGGTGACGCTGACGGCGGTGGCCGCTTCGGGCTCGACCTTTGGGGGTTGGAGCGGGGGCGGCTGTACGGGCACGGGCACCTGTACGGTGAGTATGACGGCGGCGCGGGCGGTGACCGCCACGTTTACGCCCGTGCAACAGACCCTGACAGTCACGAAAGGCGGGACGGGCAGTGGGACGGTGACCAGTAATCCCGCGGGTATCTCCTGCGGGAACGATTGTACCCAGGACTATGCCAATGGGACGTCGGTGACGCTGACGGCACTGGCGAGTGGAGGCTCGACGTTCATAGGCTGGAGTGGCAGCGGGTGTGAGGGCACGGGCACGGGCACCTGCACGGTGAGTATGACGGGCGCGCGTGCGGTGACGGCTACATTTACTCAGAATCCAGGCAATCAACCGCCGTCGGTAAGTGCGGGGCCCTCAATCACCGTTGCCCTGCCGAATACGGCTTCGCTGAACGGCACGGTGACGGATGATGGCCTCCCGGCTACCCCAGGGACGGTATCCAGCACGTGGAGTAAAGTGAGCGGGCCTGGAACGGTGACCTTTGGCAATGCGTCGGCCCTGAGTACGACGGCCAGTTTCAGCCAAGCGGGGGCGTATGTGTTGCGGTTGTCTGCGACGGATGGTGAGTTCTTACGTAGTTCAGATCTGACTATTACTGCGAACAATCAGGGCGCAAGGAAGTTATCTAACGATTTGAACGCTGACGGAACGGCAGACCTCCTTTGGCGAAATAGCCTCAATGGGCTTGTGGTGGGCTGGCTCATGAACGATGCTGCGGTGACCACCACCGGTGTATTGGGTGGTGTTTCATCGAATTGGCAGATCATGGGAACGGGGGATGTGAATGGTGACGGCCAGGCCGACGTGATTTGGCGAAATACGACGACCGGGGTTGTGGCGGTGTGGTTTATGAAGGGGTTGACCCACACCTCGACGGGATTTCCAGGGAGCGCATCCCTCAAATATGTCATCAAAGGAATCGGTGATGTGGATGGCAACGGTACCGCGGATCTTATCTGGCACAATAGCGTCAGCGGGGGCTTGGCTGTCTGGCTCATGAACGGGTCGACCATTATCAAATTTGGGTTCCCTGGCAGTGCGCCGGTGCAATGGGAGATCGCCGGTGTCGGTGATGTGAATGCCGATGAAAAAGCCGATGTGATTTGGCGGAACACGACGACCGGGGCGGTGGCGGTGTGGTTCATGAACGGCTTGACCCACACGTCGACGGGATTTCCAGGGAGTGCCCCTCTCAGTTATGTCATTAAGGAAATCGGGGATGTGGATGGTAACGGAACGGCGGATATCGTTTGGCACCATAACCTCAATGGTTCGGTGGCCATCTGGATTATGAACGGGCCCACTGTGGCTTTTGTCGGATTTCCTGGTGGAGTGCCCCTGGACTGGCAGATCACGGGGTTGGGTGATGTGAATGCGGATGGTCAGGATGACGTCATTTGGCAAAACCGCACGAGTGGCGCGGTGGCGCTGTGGTTAATGAACGGGAAAGACGTCATGGACACCAAATTTCCGCGGGGCACCTCTACTGACTGGGAGGTTCAATAA
- a CDS encoding FG-GAP repeat domain-containing protein — protein sequence MSKHIIPYVTGLSLTIISLILVGMVCVSVPSQSHAYKIEIGVSGPIGGNSVVEENGRTEIQLDTGPVIGPDGETGSAYATANLATGTLALKVTSTTPDRSSQEGMGLASIQINDRLRFRLDPGVAMANIRFSMRVDGFPSCRDLSSNCFTNAIIRLGEMSDQALGLPLPEPKELEVRVTVVDGQELPIEAFLSARVEMNNLIDVSDPSATIRLILPKEVSFTSESGVFLGLQPPLEEPSPRAPVSSDLNGDGKADIVWRNVRTGEVAVWLMNGGLIGSSGFLGGVSSDWQIVGVGDVSNDGMADIVWRNTLSGAVAVWFLNGLTITSASFPGSASLDWVIKGVGDMDGNGSADLIWHNMQNGAVAVWLMDGPSISRFRSLPGVPLAWQIVGIGDVNADGLADIIWRHSGGVSAVWVLDEARITSVGFLGGTTPEWEKAGFGDLNGDGTTDMVWRHTGTGKVGIWLMNGGAIEESGFLPGMHSGWRIAQVGDADGDGKADVIWHNRSTGQVAVWLMDGLTLSSTEFPGST from the coding sequence ATGTCGAAACACATAATCCCCTACGTGACCGGTCTGAGCCTGACTATCATATCCCTCATTCTGGTGGGGATGGTTTGTGTGTCTGTCCCGTCACAGAGCCATGCGTATAAAATTGAAATTGGTGTTTCAGGGCCGATTGGGGGGAATTCCGTTGTCGAGGAAAATGGACGCACTGAAATCCAATTGGACACGGGTCCGGTAATCGGACCAGACGGTGAAACCGGCTCTGCCTATGCCACAGCTAATTTAGCCACTGGAACCCTCGCGCTTAAAGTGACCTCGACGACACCGGATCGAAGTTCGCAAGAGGGCATGGGATTGGCCTCCATTCAAATCAATGATCGATTGAGGTTTAGGCTGGATCCGGGCGTGGCCATGGCAAACATCAGATTTTCTATGAGGGTCGATGGGTTTCCCTCTTGTCGGGATTTGTCTTCCAATTGCTTTACCAATGCCATCATTCGTTTGGGAGAGATGAGTGACCAGGCTCTTGGGCTTCCTTTACCGGAGCCAAAGGAGTTGGAGGTCAGAGTTACAGTTGTTGATGGGCAGGAGCTTCCCATTGAAGCGTTTTTATCGGCCAGGGTCGAGATGAATAACCTCATTGATGTCAGCGATCCAAGTGCGACTATCCGATTAATTCTGCCAAAGGAGGTAAGCTTTACCTCAGAATCTGGGGTATTCCTTGGCCTTCAGCCTCCTTTAGAGGAACCCTCTCCTCGTGCCCCTGTCAGTTCCGATCTCAATGGAGATGGCAAGGCGGATATTGTCTGGCGCAATGTGAGAACCGGAGAGGTGGCGGTGTGGTTAATGAATGGAGGTTTGATTGGTTCCTCTGGTTTCCTGGGTGGGGTTTCATCCGATTGGCAGATCGTTGGAGTGGGTGATGTGAGTAATGACGGAATGGCTGATATTGTCTGGCGCAACACCCTAAGTGGCGCGGTGGCTGTCTGGTTTTTGAATGGGTTGACGATCACCTCGGCCAGTTTCCCCGGGAGCGCTTCCTTGGATTGGGTGATTAAGGGAGTGGGCGATATGGATGGCAATGGAAGTGCCGATCTCATCTGGCACAATATGCAAAACGGAGCTGTTGCGGTTTGGCTCATGGATGGGCCCTCAATTAGCAGATTCCGTTCACTGCCCGGTGTGCCCTTAGCGTGGCAGATCGTTGGGATCGGTGATGTGAATGCGGACGGCCTGGCGGACATCATTTGGCGCCATAGCGGAGGGGTATCTGCCGTGTGGGTGCTGGATGAGGCGAGGATCACCTCGGTGGGATTCCTCGGAGGGACCACACCAGAGTGGGAAAAAGCAGGCTTTGGTGATCTGAACGGGGATGGGACGACTGATATGGTTTGGCGCCATACCGGTACCGGGAAGGTGGGCATCTGGTTGATGAACGGAGGGGCGATTGAGGAATCCGGCTTTTTGCCGGGTATGCACTCGGGGTGGCGTATTGCGCAGGTCGGTGACGCAGATGGAGATGGGAAGGCCGATGTGATTTGGCATAATCGCAGTACAGGACAGGTGGCGGTCTGGCTCATGGATGGCCTGACCTTGTCCTCGACAGAATTTCCCGGCAGCACGTAG
- a CDS encoding acyloxyacyl hydrolase, translated as MLKGFKREQFIIEMTGVLFMLFLVGTAWGVDFDARNRVTKGTLEFGFLTGYWQGNNAFGNEPSANRSAVYFLPQLGLVLTDEISSGWTSGNIEVLIEPLAAHYYQPFSASAFGGSLMVKYNFLNFGRWMPFWDGGAGMLWTDLGPRIPEQSTQFNFVLQTGPGVSYFVTENTAVTLGIRFHHISNAGIGERNIGLNGCLFNVGISFFSP; from the coding sequence ATGTTAAAGGGATTCAAAAGGGAACAATTCATCATCGAAATGACTGGCGTGCTGTTCATGCTCTTTTTGGTTGGAACGGCGTGGGGGGTGGATTTTGACGCCAGAAATCGTGTGACCAAGGGCACTCTCGAATTCGGATTTCTCACCGGGTATTGGCAAGGAAATAATGCCTTTGGAAATGAACCGTCAGCTAATCGTAGCGCCGTTTATTTCCTACCTCAATTGGGCCTGGTGTTGACGGATGAAATTAGCTCAGGTTGGACCTCCGGGAACATCGAAGTGTTAATTGAACCGTTGGCTGCGCACTATTACCAACCGTTTAGCGCCTCAGCGTTCGGAGGCTCGTTAATGGTGAAATATAACTTCCTTAACTTTGGACGGTGGATGCCATTTTGGGATGGTGGAGCAGGCATGTTGTGGACAGACCTGGGACCCCGGATTCCCGAACAAAGCACGCAATTTAATTTCGTCCTTCAAACGGGGCCGGGTGTCTCCTATTTTGTGACAGAGAACACGGCGGTGACCCTCGGTATTCGCTTCCATCATATTTCCAACGCAGGAATTGGCGAACGGAATATTGGGTTGAACGGCTGTCTCTTCAATGTCGGCATATCCTTTTTTTCCCCGTGA
- a CDS encoding sodium-dependent transporter, whose translation MNISDRQSMHGQWSSRWTFILAATGAAVGLGNIWKFPYLTGENGGSAFVLVYILCVAALGIPLMMAEILLGRRGRSTPIRSMQVLAEETNTTQWWQIVGWSGTLAGMLILSYYSVIGGWTLAYIFKSGAGTFSGTSGQFAADTFNNFIGSGTTLFFWHTVFMTLTMTVVAGGVKGGLERAIQFLMPTLFLLLLLMVAYSMTTGFFGKGLEFLFTPDFSKLTGASMLTAMGQAFFSLSLGMGTIMIYGSYVPKDTSIASTSIIIGLADTLVALLAGMAIFPIVFANNMEPGSGPGLIFQTLPVAFGNMPGGLAFGSLFFILLLVAAWTSSISLIEPLVTWLIETFGFSRIKASLYSGVTTWLIGLGTVWSFNWWAEIKFFGLSFFDLLDFVTSNLMLPLGGILIALFAGWLMKAESTKSELNIHNPTLYLAWQALVRYIAPVAVFIVLLNAIGIL comes from the coding sequence ATGAATATTTCCGATCGACAATCCATGCATGGCCAATGGTCCTCCCGATGGACCTTCATCCTTGCGGCCACCGGTGCGGCCGTGGGGTTGGGCAATATTTGGAAATTCCCCTACCTCACGGGAGAAAATGGAGGTAGTGCGTTTGTTCTGGTGTATATCCTCTGCGTGGCAGCCCTGGGGATCCCCTTAATGATGGCCGAAATTTTGTTGGGCCGAAGAGGACGTTCCACCCCAATTCGTTCCATGCAAGTGCTGGCGGAAGAAACCAACACCACCCAATGGTGGCAAATTGTTGGCTGGTCAGGCACTTTGGCGGGCATGTTGATCCTTTCCTACTACAGTGTCATTGGCGGCTGGACACTGGCCTATATTTTCAAATCAGGTGCGGGGACTTTCAGCGGAACCTCGGGCCAATTTGCTGCAGACACCTTTAACAATTTTATAGGGAGCGGAACCACGCTCTTCTTTTGGCACACGGTATTTATGACCCTGACCATGACCGTCGTGGCAGGGGGAGTCAAAGGAGGATTGGAAAGAGCAATACAATTTCTTATGCCGACTCTTTTCCTGCTTTTGCTGCTTATGGTCGCCTACAGCATGACCACGGGTTTTTTTGGAAAAGGTCTGGAATTTCTCTTTACGCCGGACTTCAGTAAATTGACAGGCGCGAGCATGCTCACAGCCATGGGGCAAGCCTTCTTTAGCCTCAGTCTTGGCATGGGCACCATCATGATCTACGGCTCGTATGTTCCCAAAGACACGTCAATCGCCTCCACCTCAATTATCATTGGCCTAGCTGACACCCTTGTTGCCTTATTAGCCGGCATGGCCATTTTTCCAATCGTCTTTGCAAACAATATGGAACCAGGCTCCGGACCAGGTCTCATTTTTCAAACACTGCCCGTCGCGTTCGGCAACATGCCCGGCGGCCTCGCCTTCGGCTCGCTCTTTTTCATTCTCTTGCTTGTAGCCGCTTGGACCTCGTCGATTTCTTTGATCGAACCCCTGGTCACCTGGCTCATTGAAACTTTTGGATTCTCACGAATCAAGGCTTCTCTGTATTCAGGGGTAACCACCTGGCTGATTGGCCTCGGAACAGTCTGGTCATTCAACTGGTGGGCAGAAATCAAGTTTTTCGGTCTATCCTTTTTTGATCTGTTAGATTTTGTGACATCCAATCTCATGCTCCCCCTGGGTGGGATTCTCATTGCTCTCTTTGCCGGGTGGCTCATGAAGGCCGAAAGCACTAAATCCGAACTCAACATACATAACCCTACCCTCTACCTTGCCTGGCAGGCTCTCGTACGTTACATCGCCCCGGTTGCTGTGTTTATTGTCCTCCTCAACGCGATCGGCATTCTATAG